A stretch of Rickettsiales bacterium DNA encodes these proteins:
- the bioD gene encoding dethiobiotin synthase, producing the protein MALFVTSTGTDQGKTYVTRLLGKQLGRVYAIKPVISGYNASEMTDTALILKASCSSMSIEECSPWRFEAPVSPDLAAKSEAKSIDYDELLNFCQRDEVEVIEGAGGVMSPLTSNHTNLDLIVDTQSDALLVSSLYLGCISHILTALAVLAQRGVVVKGLVLSESSGENMRPEQVIASLTPQLPDLLPVFVLEYLPNFDQDWKKQPDLTSVALLK; encoded by the coding sequence ATGGCCTTGTTTGTAACTTCAACTGGAACGGATCAAGGGAAAACCTATGTCACTCGATTGCTAGGCAAGCAGTTAGGGCGAGTTTATGCCATCAAGCCCGTCATAAGTGGATATAATGCTTCAGAAATGACGGATACTGCATTGATTCTTAAGGCTTCTTGTTCGAGTATGAGTATTGAAGAATGCTCGCCGTGGCGTTTTGAAGCGCCCGTCTCTCCTGACCTGGCGGCGAAGTCCGAAGCTAAATCAATAGATTACGATGAGTTGCTGAACTTCTGCCAACGTGATGAGGTTGAGGTGATTGAAGGTGCAGGGGGCGTGATGTCGCCTTTAACGTCGAATCATACGAATCTTGATCTGATTGTGGATACGCAGAGCGATGCTTTACTCGTTTCATCACTTTACCTTGGCTGCATCAGCCATATTCTAACCGCATTGGCAGTATTAGCACAGCGGGGAGTTGTGGTTAAGGGGCTGGTGTTATCAGAAAGTTCAGGCGAAAATATGCGGCCAGAACAGGTGATTGCATCTTTAACGCCACAATTACCAGACCTACTCCCTGTTTTTGTGCTGGAATATCTTCCAAATTTCGATCAAGACTGGAAAAAACAACCTGACTTAACTAGCGTGGCTTTATTGAAATGA
- a CDS encoding methyltransferase domain-containing protein, whose protein sequence is MSYSQRVARDFSTAAQQYDEFAQLQRLVVDGLLPWVPSNLSKVLDAGAGTGYAMQEGWLALDIAEGMCRMNEKSICADMQMMPLADSSVEAIFSALAMQWLADLPAFLREAHRCVQQEGGLVIATLGPKTLQSLRDSFMKAGLTAPLLPFQTLEQLQQEMQKAGWAIVREEVEMLTTSQDSVQSLLINLKGLGARNKVTHSAGLKGRKWLEVLENHYPARLNNKINIEWEVIKIKAKKI, encoded by the coding sequence ATGAGCTACTCTCAGCGTGTCGCGCGTGATTTCTCGACGGCGGCGCAGCAGTATGATGAGTTTGCCCAACTTCAGCGCTTGGTGGTCGATGGGTTATTGCCATGGGTGCCTTCTAACCTATCCAAGGTGCTAGATGCCGGGGCGGGCACCGGCTACGCGATGCAAGAAGGATGGTTAGCACTCGATATTGCCGAGGGCATGTGCCGTATGAATGAGAAAAGTATTTGTGCTGATATGCAGATGATGCCGCTTGCAGATTCAAGTGTAGAAGCGATTTTCAGCGCTTTAGCGATGCAATGGCTCGCTGATCTTCCCGCCTTTCTAAGAGAGGCGCATCGTTGTGTTCAGCAGGAGGGGGGCTTAGTCATTGCCACACTCGGCCCAAAGACATTGCAGAGTTTGCGTGACAGTTTCATGAAGGCAGGTTTAACGGCGCCTTTGCTGCCATTTCAGACGTTAGAGCAATTGCAGCAAGAAATGCAAAAAGCCGGATGGGCTATTGTGCGAGAAGAAGTAGAGATGCTTACAACATCGCAAGATAGTGTGCAATCTTTATTGATAAATCTTAAAGGATTAGGTGCAAGAAATAAAGTAACACATTCAGCTGGTCTTAAAGGCAGGAAATGGCTGGAAGTGTTAGAAAATCATTACCCCGCAAGATTAAATAATAAGATTAATATTGAGTGGGAAGTCATTAAAATAAAAGCAAAAAAGATTTAA
- a CDS encoding TIGR02186 family protein — protein sequence MIYLRKPHHLLTATLLMLLSLMVWLPSLAQAKPLIGDLSEYHVNINSTFTGKNLILFGAQNDPGDILIAVRGPKRNVTIRRKRETAAGIWINDKAVTFLNVPFYYSLNGSGTAPTGTPSPLYKALEIGQEQVTLNTPRPIEASEREEFTQAFLNLQQKKGLYRNFTEPLKFMGDTLFKTLITFPDTLPRGDYALDMYLVEDGRLRGVQTLPITVEKVGFDAFIYDLAHNNSILYALLAIGIALSVGWTISQLFSRII from the coding sequence ATGATTTATTTGCGCAAGCCACATCATTTACTTACAGCCACTCTATTGATGCTGTTATCGTTGATGGTGTGGCTGCCTTCTTTAGCCCAAGCCAAGCCGCTTATTGGCGATCTTTCAGAATATCACGTAAATATCAACTCAACCTTCACAGGCAAAAATCTCATCCTCTTTGGCGCGCAGAATGACCCCGGGGATATTTTAATTGCCGTACGTGGCCCCAAGCGCAACGTGACCATCCGCCGAAAGAGAGAAACGGCCGCTGGCATATGGATAAATGACAAAGCAGTCACCTTCTTAAACGTCCCCTTCTATTACTCGCTTAATGGCAGCGGGACAGCCCCAACAGGCACTCCTTCGCCCCTCTATAAGGCCTTGGAAATCGGCCAGGAGCAGGTGACCCTCAACACCCCACGCCCCATTGAAGCCTCTGAACGCGAGGAGTTCACTCAAGCCTTTCTCAATTTACAGCAGAAAAAAGGCCTCTACCGTAACTTCACAGAGCCACTGAAATTTATGGGTGACACATTATTTAAAACTCTCATTACGTTCCCAGACACCTTGCCACGCGGCGATTATGCGCTTGATATGTATCTCGTGGAAGATGGCCGCCTTCGAGGCGTTCAAACCCTTCCTATCACGGTTGAAAAAGTAGGCTTTGACGCCTTCATTTACGATCTCGCTCACAATAACTCTATACTCTACGCCCTACTCGCCATTGGCATTGCGCTATCGGTGGGCTGGACGATTAGCCAACTCTTCTCCCGGATCATTTAA
- a CDS encoding HlyD family efflux transporter periplasmic adaptor subunit: MTNPATPTASNAAPQMVHEAEAQRQHIRINLPASVHIDGQNYPLADWSVGGISVVLEGNMSAPATMREKGSVVDSILQFQFDGFALSVPVQLEVGFTSDDRIGCKFVNSDRNQRSIMQYLVTAYTSGELVNTGDLLDVVARNNMTKPRNVPDPLAGLTSAEIAKHKMAKLFKTGTVALISALLLAYILSSVYERLYIVQATSAQVTAQMLTVDAPAGGKLYYAPILPDMKVKKGQPLLNVSTTTGANFTVDSPCDCIVKKRLLANNRLARKGEPALELVRPDTRPYVEAYIAHKEAVKLSIKQEALMALPGHNSYLRGTISIIQAGKGMGGNSLVRIEPNQPLPVEFVDDPVEVRIDTLRIL; this comes from the coding sequence ATGACCAACCCCGCTACCCCTACTGCGAGCAACGCCGCCCCCCAAATGGTGCATGAGGCAGAAGCTCAACGCCAACATATACGGATCAACTTGCCGGCAAGCGTCCATATTGACGGGCAAAACTATCCGCTAGCGGATTGGTCTGTCGGTGGCATTTCTGTTGTGCTTGAAGGCAATATGTCAGCTCCAGCCACAATGCGCGAAAAAGGTTCTGTCGTTGATAGCATCCTACAATTCCAGTTTGATGGCTTCGCTTTGAGCGTCCCTGTTCAACTTGAAGTCGGATTCACTAGTGATGATCGCATTGGCTGTAAGTTCGTCAATTCAGACCGTAACCAACGCTCCATTATGCAATATTTAGTCACCGCATACACTAGTGGAGAACTCGTAAATACCGGCGATCTTCTCGATGTCGTTGCTCGTAACAACATGACAAAACCTCGTAATGTTCCAGACCCTCTCGCAGGCTTAACCTCTGCAGAGATTGCCAAACACAAAATGGCAAAACTATTCAAAACTGGGACGGTTGCACTGATTTCCGCACTGCTACTCGCTTACATTTTATCAAGTGTGTATGAACGCCTTTACATTGTACAAGCCACTTCGGCGCAAGTCACGGCACAGATGCTAACCGTTGACGCTCCTGCTGGCGGCAAACTTTACTACGCTCCTATCCTACCGGACATGAAAGTAAAGAAAGGTCAGCCCCTGCTCAACGTTTCAACAACGACTGGCGCCAACTTCACGGTTGATAGCCCTTGTGACTGTATCGTGAAGAAACGTCTCTTAGCTAATAACCGTCTAGCGCGCAAAGGAGAGCCTGCACTTGAGCTCGTTCGTCCCGACACTCGCCCTTATGTAGAAGCTTACATCGCGCATAAAGAAGCAGTTAAACTTTCAATCAAACAGGAAGCACTCATGGCCCTGCCCGGCCATAACAGCTACTTGCGCGGTACGATCTCAATCATTCAGGCGGGTAAAGGCATGGGCGGAAATTCGTTAGTTCGCATCGAACCTAACCAACCGCTACCTGTTGAGTTCGTGGATGATCCTGTTGAAGTTCGTATTGATACGTTACGGATACTCTAA
- a CDS encoding tetratricopeptide repeat protein, which yields MQKKVLKPLLALPLIALFTGAWTFEIIDKPGNEHVIRGMQARDISDHVTAIAEFEKAIERSIDYQTKGRSMTQIASIYLSQEPLAAQRAQEAIALLEQAEKLGYSRSLLVLGSVYQEGKGVPPDATKAYDYFTQVQDRYAGALVSLAELMVDPELARDYMASAATKLESELTPSNEVTLRMARHFRDGIVVTANQPLAEYWYGRAVQAGSAPAMMELAKMWMETNHQPSSDVASLWESAAALGNARAALELGFAYALGQNVEQDGEKSRRYFSQAVEADPANAYRIARWYEEKGKMDEVYNEVAFNWYRVAASKGNPDAIIRQARMYWAGERVVMDRVRARSLYQQAASLGSEKALPELAEREIRVQMQAEQRAMKLVEQERKRTDKKQARLARDRLAMRKKVGGITFWKPLADSGDTEAMLRVGEAYIQGNGVEANTATGIEWMHKSAARSNGEAMYALAQIHSTGLGVPMDLTKAYEWYEKSANAGYAAGQYQLGLGYARGIGVDKDAEKARNWLNKANKNGYSRATAILNTLTNP from the coding sequence ATGCAAAAAAAAGTATTAAAACCGCTTCTCGCTCTGCCACTTATTGCTCTTTTTACGGGGGCATGGACGTTTGAAATTATTGATAAACCCGGTAACGAACATGTTATCCGTGGGATGCAGGCACGTGATATATCCGATCACGTCACGGCGATTGCTGAGTTTGAAAAGGCGATTGAGAGGTCTATCGATTATCAGACTAAGGGGCGCTCGATGACACAGATCGCGTCTATTTATTTATCACAAGAACCACTTGCAGCCCAGAGAGCTCAAGAAGCGATCGCTTTGTTAGAACAAGCGGAGAAGCTAGGCTATTCACGCTCATTGCTTGTTTTAGGTTCGGTCTATCAAGAAGGTAAAGGTGTTCCGCCAGATGCAACGAAAGCCTATGATTATTTCACGCAAGTGCAAGACCGTTATGCGGGAGCGCTCGTGTCACTTGCCGAATTGATGGTTGATCCGGAGCTGGCGCGTGATTACATGGCGTCTGCTGCAACCAAGCTTGAAAGCGAATTGACCCCCTCTAACGAGGTGACTTTGCGGATGGCTCGTCATTTTCGTGATGGTATTGTCGTGACGGCAAACCAGCCTTTAGCAGAATATTGGTATGGTCGTGCTGTACAGGCGGGTTCTGCGCCGGCCATGATGGAACTCGCTAAAATGTGGATGGAAACGAACCATCAGCCCAGCAGCGATGTGGCTTCTTTGTGGGAAAGCGCGGCAGCTCTTGGGAATGCGCGTGCTGCGTTAGAGTTAGGCTTTGCTTATGCCCTAGGTCAAAATGTTGAGCAAGATGGCGAAAAGAGCCGTCGATATTTCTCTCAAGCTGTTGAAGCAGATCCGGCGAATGCCTATCGTATTGCGCGTTGGTATGAAGAGAAAGGTAAGATGGACGAAGTTTATAATGAAGTCGCATTTAACTGGTATCGTGTCGCTGCAAGTAAAGGTAATCCAGATGCGATTATCCGACAGGCGAGGATGTATTGGGCGGGTGAACGTGTTGTGATGGATAGAGTACGTGCAAGATCGCTCTATCAGCAAGCGGCGTCACTCGGGAGTGAGAAAGCCCTGCCTGAGCTAGCTGAGCGTGAAATACGTGTGCAAATGCAGGCAGAACAGCGTGCAATGAAGCTCGTAGAGCAAGAGCGTAAAAGAACAGATAAAAAGCAAGCGCGCCTTGCAAGAGATCGTTTGGCAATGCGTAAAAAGGTAGGTGGCATCACGTTCTGGAAGCCTTTGGCTGACTCGGGCGATACAGAGGCTATGTTGCGTGTGGGCGAGGCGTATATTCAAGGTAACGGGGTGGAGGCTAATACTGCCACCGGTATCGAATGGATGCATAAGTCTGCAGCGCGCAGTAATGGTGAGGCTATGTACGCTCTAGCGCAAATTCATAGTACTGGTTTAGGGGTTCCGATGGATCTCACCAAAGCGTATGAATGGTACGAAAAGTCTGCCAATGCCGGTTATGCGGCAGGGCAGTATCAACTTGGTTTAGGTTATGCGCGTGGCATTGGAGTCGATAAAGATGCGGAAAAAGCCCGTAACTGGCTGAATAAGGCCAATAAAAATGGCTACTCACGTGCGACTGCTATATTAAATACTTTAACGAACCCATAA
- a CDS encoding universal stress protein, whose amino-acid sequence MTLEAINPDSSSQPSTLVCVSNAEESAIAIQFGCLRAKRRGHHLKILHVLEPTEFQGLSAITDAIREEKEEDAGALLAEMEQLAEEHGIENPDLMVLEDSLSNGILSALEANPNINMIILAINPASHRGPKLMAALTEELGNTIKVPIMMLPGNLNKEQTELLS is encoded by the coding sequence ATGACACTCGAAGCTATTAACCCCGATTCTTCCTCTCAACCTTCAACGCTGGTTTGCGTTAGCAATGCAGAAGAAAGCGCTATCGCCATCCAATTTGGCTGCTTGCGCGCAAAACGCCGAGGCCATCACTTAAAAATCCTACATGTCTTAGAGCCAACGGAATTCCAAGGGCTTTCCGCCATTACGGATGCGATCCGCGAAGAGAAAGAAGAGGATGCTGGCGCACTTCTCGCCGAAATGGAACAACTGGCTGAAGAGCATGGCATCGAAAACCCAGACTTGATGGTACTTGAAGACAGCCTCAGCAACGGCATTCTATCGGCTCTGGAAGCAAACCCCAATATTAACATGATCATTCTTGCCATTAACCCGGCTTCTCATCGCGGACCAAAGCTTATGGCCGCACTGACTGAGGAACTAGGCAACACCATTAAGGTGCCGATTATGATGCTTCCAGGGAACTTGAACAAAGAGCAAACCGAACTACTCTCCTAG
- a CDS encoding outer membrane beta-barrel protein, with product MKLPYLSATLLLLLPAFAVAKDDVEEDLVPLLERAEETIYESDKAVRLSVGGTAGVAYNDNIYRSDGNEESDFIGIFRPGVRLKTDLKPYQVDIEGRVEVGEYFSESENSYVDTDLKARVGYDITPTTNVYVAGRHQKEHVAIGAFTDTPNSQAAEPTDYMYGELSGGVKVDEPVWMAHVNTGIDFFDYDNSRRRDGTQIINDDRDRDENHVTARVGYKLQEESVLYVEGTYNNRRYDSRVDSTLLFPRDSDGIEALVGVKLGNRRSSPLFVDLGVGYLQQDYDAAILPEVTGVALRGNVQWRPDDLWRVRGNVTRDVRETSTTGASGYLQTRIGTEATYQLLDTLKVGGKLRYTQNDFEVNQAAGGVKRTDNIYDGGIFADYNFHEDYVVGGEYLHVNRDSDRASNDYASNVFLLRLGVLY from the coding sequence ATGAAACTTCCTTATTTATCTGCTACTCTACTCCTCTTACTTCCTGCTTTCGCTGTGGCGAAAGATGATGTGGAAGAAGATCTGGTGCCACTCTTAGAGCGTGCGGAAGAGACAATCTATGAATCTGATAAAGCGGTGCGCCTTTCTGTCGGTGGTACTGCTGGTGTTGCTTATAATGATAATATCTACCGTTCTGACGGCAATGAAGAGAGTGACTTTATTGGCATCTTCCGCCCAGGTGTTCGCCTCAAGACGGATTTAAAGCCCTATCAAGTTGATATTGAAGGCCGAGTGGAAGTAGGAGAGTATTTCTCTGAAAGTGAAAATAGTTACGTTGATACCGATCTGAAAGCTCGCGTAGGGTACGACATTACGCCAACGACGAATGTCTATGTCGCCGGTCGTCATCAAAAAGAGCATGTCGCGATTGGTGCTTTTACCGATACGCCCAATAGTCAGGCAGCTGAACCAACCGATTACATGTACGGTGAGCTTAGCGGCGGCGTGAAAGTGGATGAACCCGTTTGGATGGCGCATGTAAATACGGGAATCGATTTTTTTGATTATGATAACTCGCGCCGTCGTGATGGTACTCAGATCATCAATGATGATCGTGACCGTGATGAAAATCATGTGACAGCGCGTGTAGGCTATAAATTACAAGAAGAGAGCGTGCTCTATGTCGAAGGGACGTATAATAACCGCCGATATGATAGCCGTGTTGATAGCACCTTGCTTTTTCCGCGTGATTCGGACGGGATCGAAGCGCTTGTCGGTGTGAAGCTTGGTAACCGCCGCAGCTCTCCCTTGTTTGTTGATTTAGGTGTCGGTTATTTGCAGCAGGATTATGATGCTGCCATACTCCCAGAGGTTACTGGGGTGGCTTTGCGGGGGAACGTACAGTGGCGCCCGGATGATTTATGGCGCGTGCGCGGTAATGTGACCCGTGATGTGCGCGAAACCAGCACCACGGGAGCGTCGGGTTACCTGCAAACGCGTATTGGGACGGAAGCAACGTATCAGCTGCTTGATACGTTAAAAGTTGGTGGTAAGCTTCGCTACACTCAAAATGATTTCGAAGTCAATCAAGCGGCTGGCGGTGTAAAGCGTACCGATAATATTTACGATGGCGGGATCTTCGCAGATTACAATTTTCACGAAGATTATGTCGTTGGCGGCGAATATTTGCATGTAAATCGCGATTCTGACCGTGCGAGCAACGATTATGCGTCGAATGTGTTCTTGCTACGTTTGGGTGTCTTGTACTAA
- a CDS encoding glycosyltransferase — MDYLTGHILYLLAMTSFAFAVPEILWNPDTTRFIFIIGILAIWRYGWALTNCIRFFIYKRIVFPKWRAQADGLGETGLPSHNYFLVTSFRIGSETTRRVYDSVIAEAIHCGIPTTIVVSLVERADQSLVKKLFIAHNPPENVKLVFVRIAGTGKRDALAVGFRAISRRCPPEDAIVSVIDGDSMLPQGLVRKCAPFFKTIEGLGALTTDEHCEVEGSWMFREWYSMRFAQRNMYMGSHSLSKRVLTLTGRMSMFRASIVTDPEFIQRVEVDFIDHWRLGRFKFLTGDDKSSWFHILSKGHPMIYVADVNVVTIETPPSEQFIDSSITLMRRWFGNMLRTNGRAIKLGIKPMGFFPWLAIVDQRISMWTSLVGPVIAILASFVYDPFAIIYYFLWMMITRYIMVLMLLVSRPVVSPFWPFFLYYNQVVGSFVKTIVLFRLDKQRWTRQNTTLQKRHSSFTDRMMGLSSAYMQGFAFAIFIVGLATVSGVISLPDPNFWFHLMTEY, encoded by the coding sequence ATGGATTACCTTACCGGACACATACTTTACCTCTTAGCGATGACGAGCTTCGCATTTGCGGTTCCTGAAATTTTATGGAACCCAGATACAACTCGCTTTATCTTTATTATTGGTATTCTCGCGATCTGGCGTTATGGCTGGGCACTCACCAATTGTATCCGCTTTTTTATCTACAAGCGTATCGTTTTTCCTAAATGGAGAGCACAAGCGGATGGATTAGGCGAAACTGGCCTCCCCTCGCATAACTATTTCCTCGTGACCAGCTTCCGTATTGGTTCTGAAACCACTCGCCGCGTTTATGATAGCGTGATTGCGGAAGCGATCCATTGTGGAATTCCGACAACGATTGTCGTTTCCTTAGTGGAGCGAGCGGATCAGTCCCTCGTGAAGAAACTCTTTATCGCGCACAACCCGCCAGAAAACGTCAAACTCGTTTTTGTACGTATTGCAGGCACCGGCAAACGTGACGCGCTCGCCGTTGGTTTCCGCGCCATCTCGCGCCGCTGCCCTCCTGAAGATGCTATTGTATCTGTGATTGATGGCGACAGTATGTTGCCACAGGGCCTCGTCCGTAAATGTGCACCATTCTTCAAAACCATTGAAGGCTTAGGCGCTCTAACAACCGATGAACATTGCGAAGTTGAAGGCAGCTGGATGTTTCGCGAATGGTACAGCATGCGCTTCGCGCAACGTAACATGTATATGGGCTCTCACAGCTTATCCAAGCGCGTATTGACGCTCACTGGCCGTATGTCGATGTTCCGCGCGTCTATCGTAACGGACCCAGAGTTTATCCAGCGCGTCGAAGTCGACTTTATTGACCATTGGCGCTTGGGGCGCTTTAAGTTCCTAACCGGAGATGATAAATCTTCGTGGTTCCATATCCTTTCTAAGGGCCACCCAATGATCTATGTCGCAGATGTTAATGTTGTCACGATCGAGACCCCTCCTTCTGAGCAGTTCATTGACAGCTCTATTACGCTCATGCGCCGCTGGTTTGGTAATATGCTGCGCACAAACGGACGTGCCATAAAACTTGGCATCAAACCAATGGGCTTCTTCCCATGGCTTGCGATTGTCGATCAGCGCATTTCTATGTGGACCTCACTTGTAGGCCCTGTCATCGCGATTCTTGCGTCTTTCGTTTATGATCCCTTCGCGATCATTTATTACTTCTTATGGATGATGATCACCCGCTATATCATGGTTCTGATGTTGCTAGTCTCACGCCCAGTCGTATCCCCCTTTTGGCCGTTCTTTTTGTATTACAACCAAGTGGTTGGTTCTTTTGTCAAAACAATCGTGCTGTTTAGACTCGACAAACAGCGCTGGACACGGCAAAACACGACGTTACAAAAACGGCATTCCTCTTTCACTGATCGTATGATGGGATTGAGTTCTGCCTATATGCAAGGCTTTGCATTTGCGATATTTATTGTTGGGTTAGCGACCGTAAGTGGTGTAATTAGCTTACCTGACCCTAATTTTTGGTTTCACTTGATGACGGAGTATTAA
- a CDS encoding 8-amino-7-oxononanoate synthase — translation MSSVSAVEANEGREFSRYLESQLTQLEQAGLRRELRAAPEGCVSFCDNDYLGLIGDKRIAQAASEQGVGGGAASRLVDGNHPLYDQLESKLAHMKQVEAALVFTSGFAMNIGVIPALAHKEDIIFADKLCHASLIDGARASAAAFCRFAHNDLESLERLLKQHRGAHRHSFILTETIFSMDGDKAPIEAILTLAQKYDCQLVADDAHGFGVLPSLPAHSRLTQLGTLSKAVGGLGGYVCGSQVLKDYLINKCRSLIYTTALPPMVLALSLKSLEIIESDPNRAQRALEHASDFSHAFSLPVPESAIVPMMVGGDAKAVKMAEAIENKGFYVVAIRPPTVPAGTARLRFTFSARHTKEQVQNLIVAVKEVMA, via the coding sequence ATGTCTTCAGTTTCAGCCGTAGAGGCGAATGAGGGGAGGGAGTTCTCTCGCTATCTTGAATCTCAGCTTACCCAGTTAGAGCAGGCTGGGTTACGTCGTGAGTTACGCGCCGCGCCGGAAGGCTGTGTTTCGTTTTGCGATAATGACTATCTTGGTTTGATCGGCGATAAGCGTATTGCGCAAGCGGCCAGTGAGCAAGGGGTAGGCGGCGGTGCGGCAAGCCGCTTAGTCGATGGCAATCACCCGCTCTACGATCAATTAGAGAGTAAATTAGCGCACATGAAGCAAGTAGAGGCTGCATTAGTTTTTACCAGCGGTTTTGCGATGAATATCGGTGTCATTCCTGCTTTAGCGCACAAAGAAGATATCATTTTTGCGGATAAGCTATGTCATGCCTCGCTTATTGATGGGGCACGGGCGAGTGCAGCTGCCTTTTGCCGATTTGCGCATAATGATCTTGAATCTTTAGAGCGTTTGCTAAAACAGCACCGAGGAGCTCACCGCCACTCCTTTATCCTAACGGAAACCATTTTTAGTATGGATGGGGATAAAGCACCGATAGAAGCGATTCTCACACTCGCGCAGAAATATGATTGTCAGCTTGTGGCGGATGATGCTCATGGTTTTGGTGTTTTACCGTCATTGCCGGCTCATTCTCGTCTGACCCAGCTTGGAACGCTCTCCAAAGCGGTGGGTGGCTTGGGAGGTTATGTCTGTGGTTCGCAGGTGCTGAAGGACTACTTAATCAATAAATGCCGTTCCTTGATTTACACCACAGCTCTTCCACCTATGGTGTTAGCTTTGTCCCTTAAATCATTGGAAATTATTGAAAGTGATCCTAATCGTGCGCAAAGAGCGCTGGAGCATGCTAGTGATTTTAGTCATGCATTTTCGCTTCCTGTTCCAGAGTCAGCGATTGTGCCTATGATGGTGGGGGGGGATGCTAAAGCGGTGAAAATGGCTGAGGCGATCGAGAATAAGGGCTTTTATGTGGTGGCGATTCGCCCTCCAACGGTGCCTGCGGGGACTGCGCGGCTTAGGTTCACCTTCTCTGCGCGCCATACTAAAGAGCAGGTTCAGAACCTGATTGTGGCCGTTAAAGAGGTGATGGCATGA
- a CDS encoding RDD family protein: MRFPNLSLFSSSSKKTDDDSDLSYASFSARTTALVLDMLLILLILTPVFEYISQFLNPDFYANGGLTQAQATFEAAALHKISVADAMERLGQLGFFDKMASDYLVQIIVSACLIIFAWVKYDTTPGMFVLRMYIADANTGEKPTLIQYVIRYFVGIIAIVPLTLGLFVMFFNQRKMALHDYAAQTVVLKRKFRFRKKKPEDAAEDEDPKDKELGE, translated from the coding sequence ATGAGATTCCCCAACCTTTCCTTATTTTCGTCTTCCTCCAAAAAAACGGATGATGATAGCGATTTATCTTATGCGAGCTTTTCGGCTAGAACCACTGCATTAGTGCTGGATATGCTTCTGATATTGCTGATTTTAACCCCCGTTTTTGAATATATCAGTCAATTTTTGAATCCAGATTTTTATGCCAATGGTGGCCTGACACAGGCTCAAGCCACTTTCGAAGCCGCTGCGTTGCATAAAATATCAGTGGCTGATGCTATGGAGCGGCTTGGGCAGCTCGGATTCTTCGATAAAATGGCCAGTGATTATTTGGTGCAAATCATTGTTTCTGCCTGTCTGATCATCTTTGCATGGGTAAAATATGACACGACGCCCGGAATGTTCGTGCTGCGCATGTATATAGCGGATGCTAATACCGGCGAAAAGCCGACGCTGATTCAATATGTTATTCGCTATTTTGTCGGTATTATTGCCATTGTTCCGTTAACGTTGGGGCTCTTTGTTATGTTCTTCAACCAGCGCAAAATGGCGCTGCACGATTATGCGGCGCAAACGGTCGTGTTGAAACGGAAGTTTCGTTTTAGAAAGAAAAAACCAGAGGATGCGGCAGAAGACGAAGATCCTAAAGACAAAGAACTAGGAGAGTAG